In Peromyscus leucopus breed LL Stock chromosome 16_21, UCI_PerLeu_2.1, whole genome shotgun sequence, a single genomic region encodes these proteins:
- the Lsm2 gene encoding U6 snRNA-associated Sm-like protein LSm2 isoform X1, whose product MLFYSFFKSLVGKDVVVELKNDLSICGTLHSVDQYLNIKLTDISVTDPEKYPHMLSVKNCFIRGSVVRYVQLPADEVDTQLLQDAARKEALQQKQ is encoded by the exons CTCTTCTATTCCTTTTTCAAATCCCTTGTGGGCAAGGATGTGGTCGTGGAACTCAAGAATGACCTGAG CATCTGTGGAACCCtccactctgtggaccag TACCTCAATATCAAACTAACCGACATCAGTGTCACAGACCCTGAGAAGTACCCTCACATG CTGTCAGTCAAGAACTGCTTCATCAGGGGCTCAGTGGTCCGCTATGTGCAGCTGCCGGCCGACGAGGTGGACACACAGCTGCTACAGGACGCGGCAAGGAAGGAAGCCCTCCAGCAGAAGCAGTGA
- the Sapcd1 gene encoding suppressor APC domain-containing protein 1 has product MGSPGPGGPPLVQAPYTVLLLPLETSRQDPGAQSFFLWLQMMQALEREQDALWQGLELLEHGQAWFADHLRESQRRQLHLGALGEDFLMSFDSEADSPQLTQIQKVNACLQSLVQKELSKQHEEVTQSKGEVAQPGCPQGQRGPTRV; this is encoded by the exons ATGGGGAGCCCGGGTCCTGGTGGGCCACCCCTGGTGCAAGCACCCTACACTGTTCTGCTGCTGCCACTGGAGACGAGCCGCCAGGACCCAGGGGCCCAGAGCTTCTTCCTCTGG CTGCAGATGATGCAGGCTCTGGAGAGGGAACAGGATGCTCTGTGGCAAGGCCTGGAGCTGCTGGAGCATGGCCAAGCCTGGTTTGCAGACCACCTAAGGGAGTCACAGCGACGGCAGCTGCATCTGGGGGCCCTTGGTGAG GATTTCCTAATGAGCTTCGACTCAGAGGCTGACTCCCCACAGCTAACCCAGATTCAAAAGGTGAACGCTTGTTTGCAAAGTCTGGTTCAGAAG GAGTTGTCAAAGCAGCATGAAGAAGTCACCCAGTCCaagggagaggtggctcagccaggCTGCCCCCAGGGGCAGAGGGGCCCTACCCGTGTGTga
- the Vwa7 gene encoding von Willebrand factor A domain-containing protein 7 — MFPVEVPLSHLGPPILLLLQLLLPPTSAFFPNIWSLLAAPGSVTHQDLTEEAALNVTLQLFLERPPPGRPRLRLDDFRGRTLLADDIFAAYFGPGSPSRRFRAALGEVSRANAAQDFLPASRNNPDLHFDAERLVQGRALLVGALRETLVAARAFQHALARQRLGAALHALQDFYSHSNWVELGERQPHPHLLWPRRELRSLAQVDDPTCSDCEELSCPGNMLDFTLLTSGYFGMHPPKPPGKCSHGGHFDQSSSQPPRGGINKDSTSPSFSPHHMLHLRAVEVALLASIEALSLLRSRLGDRGFSRLLDITPASSLSFVLDTTGSMGEEINAAKVQARRIVEQRQGSPMEPVFYVLVPFHDPGFGPVFTTSDPDSFWQKLNEIHALGGGDEPEMCLSALELALLHTPPLSDIFVFTDASPKDAFLTNRVESLTRERRCRVTFLVTEDPSRVQGRARREVLSPLRFEPYEAIALASGGEVIFTKDQHIQDVAAIVGESLAGGWVTLPLEPRVFIPGETCVFAVDRLLRQVTVRMHGDISGFWIKNPAGVSQGPEEGTGPLGHTRRFGQFWTVTMTDPPQTGSWEIQIAAEGIPRVRVQAQTSLDFLFHFGIPVEDGPHPGLYPLTQPVAGLQTQLLVEVTGLVSRQNPEEGRPHFSHAVLRRVPEGTRLGRVPLEPVGPPERGLLVASLLPTLLSVPAPFSLELVGQDGGGQGLRRTAPQPCPVAPVLLELSGPPSFLAPGSKAPLSLHVASFSGPQDLDLRTSISPSFSLTSNLSRAHLGQNESAWGRLWLEVPDSAAPDSVVMVTVTAVGQGARPVPPTHAFLRLLVLARSSQDQPETPAHSADRGRPPVTPASLPSALVTQDRAGGGVVDKAWWGTVGGVLFLLGCSSW; from the exons ATGTTCCCTGTGGAGGTACCCCTGTCCCACCTGGGCCCCCCAATACTgcttctgcttcagctgctgTTGCCCCCAACATCTGCCTTCTTTCCCAACATCTGGAGCCTCCTGGCTGCCCCTGGCTCTGTCACTCACCAAGACCTGACTGAGGAGGCTGCACTCAATGTCACCCTCCAGCTCTTTCTGGAGCGGCCACCCCCAGGCCGACCACGCCTTCGCCTGGACGACTTCAGG GGCCGGACCCTCCTTGCCGATGACATCTTTGCGGCCTACTTTGGACCTGGTTCGCCTTCCCGGCGGTTTAGAGCAGCTTTAGGAGAGGTGTCTCGTGCCAATGCAGCCCAAGACTTCCTGCCGGCTTCCAGGAACAACCCTGACCTGCACTTTGATGCTGAGCGGCTGGTCCAGGGGCGCGCTCTCCTGGTGGGGGCTCTTCGGGAGACCCTGGTGGCCGCCAGAGCCTTCCAGCACGCTTTGGCCCGCCAGCGCCTCGGGGCTGCGCTTCACGCCCTGCAG GATTTCTATAGCCACAGCAACTGGGTGGAGTTGGGGGAGCGGcaaccccaccctcacctcctctgGCCACGGCGGGAGCTCCGGAGCCTGGCACAAG tGGATGACCCTACCTGCTCTGACTGTGAGGAGCTGAGCTGCCCTGGGAATATGCTGGACTTCACACTGCTCACCTCCGGTTACTTTGGAATGCATCCCCCCAAACCTCCAG GGAAATGTAGCCATGGGGGCCATTTTGACCAGAGCAGCTCCCAGCCGCCCCGGGGAGGCATCAACAAGGACAGCACATCCCCAAGCTTCTCCCCGCACCACATGCTGCACCTCCGGGCTGTGGAAGtggctctcctggcctccatcgAGGCCCTCAGCCTCCTGCGAAGCCGCCTGGGAGACAGGGGTTTCTCCAG GCTGCTGGACATCACACCAGCCTCCAGCCTGAGCTTTGTCCTGGACACCACAGGCAGCATGGGCGAGGAAATCAATGCAGCCAAGGTCCAGGCTCGCCGCATCGTGGAGCAGCGGCAGGGCAGCCCCATGGAGCCCGTGTTCTATGTCCTGGTGCCCTTCCATGACCCAG GGTTCGGCCCCGTCTTTACAACCAGTGACCCCGACAGCTTCTGGCAGAAACTCAACGAGATCCACGCCTTGGGGGGCGGAGATGAGCCTGAGATGTGCCTGTCCGCCCTGGAG ctGGCCCTGCTGCACACACCTCCCCTCTCAGACATCTTTGTCTTCACTGACGCCTCCCCCAAGGATGCCTTTCTTACCAACCGAGTGGAATCCCTGACGCGGGAGCGGCGCTGCAGG GTGACATTCCTAGTGACTGAAGACCCGTCGAGGGTTCAGGGGCGGGCACGGCGAGAGGTCTTGTCTCCTTTGCGTTTCGAACCCTATGAAGCCATCGCCCTGGCCTCAGGAGGAGAGGTGATCTTCACCAAAGACCAGCACATTCAGGACGTGGCAGCCATTGTTGGAGAGAGCCTGGCTGGTGGTTGg GTGACTCTTCCCCTGGAGCCTCGTGTCTTCATCCCTGGGGAGACTTGTGTGTTTGCTGTGGACAGGCTGCTCCGGCAGGTCACAGTCCGGATGCACGGGGACATCAGTGGTTTCTGGATCAAGAACCCTGCAG GGGTGTCCCAGGGCCCAGAGGAAGGCACAGGTCCTCTGGGTCACACTCGTCGCTTTGGACAGTTCTGGACAGTGACCATGACTGACCCCCCTCAGACAGGGTCTTGGGAGATCCAGATAGCCGCTGAGGGGATTCCCCGGGTGAGAGTGCAAG CCCAGACTTCCCTGGACTTCCTCTTTCACTTCGGGATCCCCGTGGAGGATGGACCCCACCCTGGCCTCTACCCCCTGACTCAGCCAGTTGCAG GTCTGCAGACCCAGCTGCTGGTGGAAGTGACGGGGCTAGTCTCTAGACAGAACCCTGAGGAAGGCCGGCCACACTTTTCCCACGCTGTCCTTCGGAGGGTCCCGGAGGGCACTCGTCTGGGCCGGGTGCCCCTGGAGCCCGTGGGACCCCCTGAGCGGGGTCTGCTCGTCGCCTCACTGCTGCCCACACTGCTCTCGGTCCCTGCACCCTTCTCTCTGGAGCTGGTTGGCCAGGATGGAGGGGGACAGGGTCTGCGCAGGACGGCCCCCCAGCCTTGCCCTGTGGCTCCAGTGCTTCTGGAG CTCAGTGGCCCGCCAAGTTTCTTGGCCCCAGGCAGCAAGGCTCCTCTCAGCCTGCACGTCGCCAGCTTCTCTGGCCCCCAGGATCTTGATCTTAGGACGTCCATCAGCCCTAGCTTCTCCCTCACCTCCAACCTCTCCAG GGCCCACCTGGGACAGAATGAATCTGCCTGGGGACGCCTGTGGTTGGAGGTCCCCGATTCGGCAGCCCCCGACAGTGTGGTGATGGTGACTGTGACCGCGGTGGGTCAAGGAGCCCGCCCAGTGCCCCCCACCCATGCCTTCCTCCGGCTCCTGGTGCTGGCCCGGTCCTCACAG GATCAGCCGGAGACCCCTGCCCACTCTGCCGACCGAGGGCGCCCTCCAGTCACCCCAGCCTCGCTTCCTTCCGCTTTGGTGACTCAggacagagctgggggaggggtggtcgACAAAGCCTGGTGGGGAACAGTTGGAGGGGTGCTGTTCCTGCTAGGTTGCTCTTCCTGGTAG
- the Vars1 gene encoding valine--tRNA ligase has translation MSILYVSPHPDAFPSLRALIAARYGEAGDGPGWGGPHPRICLQPPPSSRTPVPPPRLPALEQGPGGLWVWGAPAVAQLLWPAGLGGPGGSRAAVLVQQWVSYADTELIPAACGATLPALGLRSPGQDPQAALGALGKALSPLEDWLRLHTYLAGDAPTLADLAAVTALLLPFRYVLDPAVRRIWGNVTRWFNTCVRQPEFRAVLGEVVLYSGARSATQQPGPEVTAPPKTAAQLKKEAKKREKLEKFQQKQKIQQQQPPPGEKKPKPEKKEKRDPGVITYDLPTRPGEKKDVSGAMPDSYSPQYVEAAWYPWWERQGFFKPEYGRPSVSAPNPRGVFMMCIPPPNVTGSLHLGHALTNAIQDSLTRWHRMRGETTLWNPGCDHAGIATQVVVEKKLWREQGLNRHQLGREAFLREVWKWKEEKGDRIYHQLKKLGSSLDWDRACFTMDPKLSTAVTEAFVRLHEEGVIYRSTRLVNWSCTLNSAISDIEVDKKELTGRTLLSVPGYKEKVEFGVLVSFAYKVQGSDSDEEVVVATTRIETMLGDVAVAVHPKDPRYQHLKGKSVIHPFLSRSLPVVFDDFVDMEFGTGAVKITPAHDQNDYEVGQRHGLEAISIMDSKGALVNVPPPFLGMPRFEARKAVLAALKGRGLFRGVKDNPMVVPLCNRSKDVVEPLLRPQWYVRCGEMAQAASAAVTRGDLRILPEAHQRTWHSWMDNIRDWCISRQLWWGHRIPAYFITVHDPAVPAGEDPDGRYWVSGRTEAEAREKAAREFGVSPDKISLQQDEDVLDTWFSSGLFPFSIFGWPNQSEDLSVFYPGTLLETGHDILFFWVARMVMLGLKLTGRLPFREVYLHAIVRDAHGRKMSKSLGNVIDPLDVIHGVSLQGLHDQLLNSNLDPTEVEKAKEGQKADFPAGIPECGTDALRFGLCAYTSQGRDINLDVNRILGYRHFCNKLWNATKFALRGLGKSFVPLPTSQPEGRESLVDRWIRSRLTEAVRLSNEGFQAYDFPAITTAQYSFWLYELCDVYLECLKPVLNGVDQVAAECARQTLYTCLDVGLRLLSPFMPFVTEELFQRLPRRTPAAPASLCVTPYPEPSECSWKDPEAEAAFELALSITRAVRSLRADYNLTRTRPDCFLEVADEATGALASAVSGYVQVLASAGVVAVLALGAPAPQGCAVAVASDRCSIHLHLQGLVDPARELGKLQAKRSEAQRQAQRLQERRAAAGYSAKVPLEVQEADEAKLQQTEAELRKVDEAIALFQKML, from the exons ATGTCCATCCTCTACGTCTCCCCTCACCCCGACGCCTTCCCCAGCCTCCGCGCCCTCATCGCCGCCCGCTACGGGGAAGCGGGCGACGGCCCCGGGTGGGGAGGCCCGCACCCCCGCATCTGCCTGCAGCCGCCCCCGAGCAGCCGGACCCCTGTCCCCCCGCCTCGCCTGCCCGCCCTGGAGCAGGGGCCTGGCGGCCTGTGGGTGTGGGGGGCCCCGGCTGTGGCCCAGCTGCTGTGGCCGGCAGGCCTGGGGGGGCCCGGGGGCAGCAGGGCCGCCGTCCTCGTCCAGCAGTGGGTCAGTTACGCCGACACGGAGCTCATCCCGGCTGCCTGCGGGGCGACGCTGCCCGCCCTGGGGCTCCGAAGCCCTGGTCAGGACCCCCAG GCTGCCCTCGGGGCCCTGGGCAAGGCCCTGAGCCCCTTGGAAGACTGGCTTCGGCTGCACACCTACCTGGCTGGGGATGCCCCTACTCTGGCCGACTTAGCTGCTGTGACAGCCTTACTGCTGCCCTTCCGATAC GTCCTGGACCCCGCTGTCCGCCGCATCTGGGGTAATGTGACTCGCTGGTTTAACACTTGTGTCCGGCAGCCAGAATTCCGGGCTGTGCTAGGAGAAGTGGTCCTGTACTCGGGGGCCAGGTCTGCCACTCAACAGCCAG gccctgaggTCACTGCGCCCCCGAAAACAGCCGCTCAGCTcaagaaggaagcaaagaagcGGGAAAAGCTAGAGAAATTCCAGCAGAAGCAGAagatccagcagcagcagcccccaCCAGGGGAG AAGAAACCAAaaccagagaagaaggagaagcgGGATCCTGGGGTCATTACCTATGACCTCCCCACCCGACCCGGGGAAAAGAAAG ATGTCAGTGGTGCCATGCCCGACTCCTACAGCCCGCAGTATGTGGAGGCGGCCTGGTACCCCTGGTGGGAGCGGCAGGGCTTCTTCAAGCCAGAGTATGGG CGTCCTAGCGTGTCAGCACCAAATCCCAGAGGTGTCTTCATGATGTGCATCCCACCCCCCAACGTGACGGGCTCCCTGCACCTGGGCCACGCGCTCACCAACGCCATCCAGGACTCCCTGACTCGATG GCACCGTATGCGTGGGGAGACCACCCTGTGGAACCCAGGCTGTGACCATGCGGGCATTGccacccaggtggtggtggaaaaGAAACTCTGGAGAGAGCAGGGTCTGAATCGGCACCAGCTGGGCCGTGAGGCCTTTCTTCGGGAGGTCTGGAAGTGGAAAGAGGA GAAGGGCGACAGGATTTACCACCAGCTGAAGAAACTTGGCAGTTCCTTGGACTGGGATCGAGCCTGCTTCACCATGGACCCT AAACTGTCAACAGCTGTGACAGAGGCTTTTGTCAGGCTCCACGAGGAAGGTGTCATCTACCGTAGCACCCGCCTGGTCAACTGGTCCTGCACCCTCAATTCTGCCATTTCTGACATTGAG GTGGATAAGAAGGAGCTGACGGGCCGCACCCTGCTCTCTGTGCCTGGCTACAAGGAGAAGGTGGAGTTTGGGGTCCTCGTGTCCTTTGCCTACAAGGTCCAAGGCTCAG ACAGCGacgaggaggtggtggtggcaacCACTCGCATTGAGACGATGCTGGGAGACGTGGCTGTGGCTGTGCACCCCAAAGACCCCAGATACCAG CACCTAAAGGGGAAGAGCGTCATTCATCCATTCTTGTCCCGGAGCCTCCCTGTTGTCTTCGATGACTTCGTGGACATGGAGTTCGGCACAG GTGCCGTGAAGATCACCCCTGCCCACGACCAGAACGACTATGAGGTTGGGCAGCGGCACGGGCTGGAGGCCATCAGCATCATGGACTCAAAGGGGGCCCTGGTCAATGTGCCTCCCCCTTTCTTG GGCATGCCCAGGTTTGAGGCCAGGAAGGCCGTGCTGGCTGCACTGAAGGGGCGGGGCCTGTTCCGTGGCGTCAAGGACAACCCCATGGTGGTGCCACTTTGCAA CCGCTCCAAGGATGTGGTGGAGCCTCTGCTAAGGCCACAGTGGTATGTCCgctgtggggagatggctcaggctgCCAGTGCGGCTGTGACCCGGGGCGACCTCCGTATACTGCCTGAGGCCCATCAACGGACTTGGCATTCTTGGATGGACAACATCCG AGACTGGTGCATCTCTCGGCAGCTGTGGTGGGGCCACCGAATCCCGGCCTATTTTATCACTGTCCACGACCCAGCCGTACCCGCCGGGGAG GACCCTGATGGGCGGTACTGGGTGAGCGGAcgcactgaggcagaggccagggagaaAGCAGCCCGGGAGTTTGGAGTGTCCCCGGACAAGATCAGCCTTCAGCAAG ATGAGGATGTACTGGACACCTGGTTCTCCTCCggtctctttcccttctccatctTTGGTTGGCCCAATCAG TCAGAAGACCTTAGTGTGTTCTACCCTGGGACCCTGCTGGAGACAGGCCATGACATCCTCTTCTTCTGGGTGGCCCGGATGGTCATGCtgggcctgaaactcacaggcAGGCTGCCCTTCAGAGAG GTCTATCTCCATGCAATTGTGCGTGATGCTCACGGCAGGAAGATGAGCAAGTCTCTTGGCAACGTCATCGACCCGCTGGATGTCATCCATGGGGTTTCCTTGCAG GGCCTCCATGACCAACTACTGAACAGCAACCTGGATCCCACTGAGGTGGAGAAAGCCAAAGAAGGACAG AAGGCCGACTTCCCAGCAGGGATTCCCGAGTGTGGCACCGATGCCCTGCGCTTTGGACTCTGTGCTTACACGTCCCAAG GTCGAGACATCAACCTGGATGTCAACAGGATCCTGGGGTACCGCCACTTCTGCAACAAACTCTGGAATGCCACAAAGTTCGCCCTGCGTGGCCTTGGGAAGAGCTTCGTGCCCTTGCCCACCTCCCAG CCTGAAGGGCGTGAGAGCTTAGTGGACCGCTGGATCCGTAGTCGGCTGACTGAGGCCGTGAGACTCAGCAATGAAGGCTTCCAGGCCTACGATTTTCCGGCCATCACCACCGCCCAGTACAGCTTTTGGCTCTATGAGCTCTGTGATGTCTACTTG GAGTGCCTAAAACCCGTGCTGAATGGAGTGGACCAGGTGGCGGCAGAGTGTGCCCGGCAGACGCTCTACACCTGCCTGGACGTCGGCCTGCGCCTGCTCTCACCCTTCATGCCTTTTGTCACAGAGGAGCTGTTCCAGAGGCTGCCCCGGCGgaccccagcagcccctgcaagcCTGTGTGTCACCCCCTACCCAGAGCCCTCAGAG TGCTCCTGGAAGGACCCCGAGGCCGAAGCTGCTTTTGAGCTGGCGCTGAGCATCACTCGAGCTGTGCGCTCCCTGCGTGCGGACTACAACCTGACCCGGACCAGGCCTGACT GTTTCTTGGAAGTAGCTGATGAGGCCACGGGCGCCTTGGCGTCGGCGGTGTCCGGCTACGTGCAGGTGCTGGCCAGTGCCGGTGTGGTGGCTGTCCTGGCCCTGGGGGCTCCTGCTCCGCAGGGCTGCGCGGTGGCCGTGGCTTCGGACCGCTGCTCCATCCACCTGCATCTGCAGGGGCTAGTGGACCCAGCCCGGGAGCTGGGCAAGCTGCAGGCCAAGCGCAGTGAGGCGCAGCGACAGGCCCAGCGGCTGCAGGAGCGCCGTGCTGCCGCTGGGTACTCGGCGAAGGTGCCCCTTGAGGTCCAGGAGGCCGATGAGGCGAAG TTgcaacagacagaggcagagctcAGGAAGGTGGATGAGGCCATTGCCCTGTTCCAGAAGATGCTGTGA